A single genomic interval of Nymphalis io chromosome 30, ilAglIoxx1.1, whole genome shotgun sequence harbors:
- the LOC126780016 gene encoding protein artemis-like translates to MMSSIQYLMKSPFHGKIKEIPGVYVDNFEKAERRNARAYFLSHYNSDHIQRLHSAQLLDVLLKKNITIYTTELTAAIINDDKHDERIMKCVRALKMGSTQISLPGLPEKDIPELCLTVTLIPASHSAASTMFLFSTTTHNILFIGEYHINRKDLPSFKHLHVDDKPIKLDAMYVDTTMQHLDCENFTKRSNGVQRMIFEIRCWLNWNENNAIAIHTSDKYDYEFVFNEIYKQLNMKVFVHSERWSFYSSIQELVPGVTNNEESTRIHLCRNRSEDSSHTSCVQKCHNNYLLVDVFPMPWQNYKDGKCSVSRVTQEQRLDVCFATHCTLREIDYFVDYFAPNRIIGYPHEYAGKLERNELCYYSRIGKKRVKIPKRVDDDLKKLMFG, encoded by the exons atgatgtcatccatacAGTATCTAATGAAAAGTCCTTTCCATGGAAAAATTAAAGAGATCCCGGGTGTGTATGTTGATAACTTCGAAAAAGCTGAACGTCGAAACGCTAGAGCTTACTTCCTGAGCCATTATAACTCAGACCACATACAAAGGCTACATTCAGCTCAGCTATTAGACGTTTTGTTGAAGAAGAACATCACAATATATACGACCGAGCTGACAGCAGCTATTATAAATGACGACAAACATGATGAGAGAATTATGAAATGCGTTCGAGCTCTAAAAATGG gtTCGACACAAATATCTTTGCCTGGTTTGCCTGAAAAAGACATACCGGAATTGTGTCTCACTGTCACATTGATACCAGCCAGTCACAGCGCTGCatcaacaatgtttttattctcaACAACGACACATAACATTCTGTTTATCGGAGAATACCATATCAATCGTAAAGACTTGCCAAGCTTCAAGCATCTGCATGTTGACGATAAACCCATAAAATTGGATGCGATGTACGTTGACACAACCATGCAGCATTTGGATTGCGAAAACTTCACGAAGCGATCTAACGGTGTACAAagaatgatatttgaaattagatGTTGGTTGAACTGGAATGAGAATAATGCAATTGCAATACACACATctgataaatatgattatgaatttgtctttaatgagatatacaaacaattaaacatgaaaGTATTCGTGCATTCGGAAAGATGGAGTTTTTACag TTCAATACAGGAATTAGTGCCCGGGGTGACAAATAACGAAGAATCTACTAGAATACATTTATGTAGAAACAGAAGCGAGGATAGTTCACACACCTCATGCGTACagaaatgtcataataattacttacttgtAGATGTATTCCCTATGCCATGGCAGAATTACAAAGATGGAAAATGCTCAGTTTCGCGCGTGACCCAGGAGCAGCGGCTGGACGTGTGTTTCGCTACTCATTGTACTTTAAGAGAGATAgattattttgttgattattttgcACCGAATAGAATAATTGGTTATCCTCATGAATATGCAGGAAAGCTTGAAAGAAATGAGCTCTGTTATTATAGTAGAATTGGCAAAAAAAGAGTTAAGATACCTAAAAGAGTCGATGATGATTTGAAGAAATTGATgtttggataa
- the LOC126780022 gene encoding protein artemis-like encodes MMSSIQYLMKSPFHGKIKEIPGVYVDNFEKAERRNARAYFLSHYNSDHIQRLHSAQLLDVLLKKNITIYTTELTAAIINDDKHDERIMKCVRALKMGSTQISLPGLPEKDIPELCLTVTLIPASHSAASTMFLFSTTTHNILFIGEYHINRKDLPSFKHLHVDDKPIKLDAMYVDTTMQHLDCENFTKRSNGVQRMIFEIRCWLNWNENNAIAIQTSDKYDYEFVFNEIYKQLNMKVFVHSERWSFYSSIQELVPGVTNNEESTRIHLCRNRSEDSSHTSCVQKCHNNYLLVDVFPMPWQNYKDGKCSVSRVTQEQRLDVCFATHCTLREIDYFVDYFAPNRIIGYPHEYAGKLERNELCYYSRIGKKRVKIPKRVDDDLKKLMFG; translated from the exons atgatgtcatccatacAGTATCTAATGAAAAGTCCTTTCCATGGAAAAATTAAAGAGATCCCGGGTGTGTATGTTGATAACTTCGAAAAAGCTGAACGTCGAAACGCTAGAGCTTACTTCCTGAGCCATTATAACTCAGACCACATACAAAGGCTACATTCAGCTCAGCTATTAGACGTTTTGTTGAAGAAGAACATCACAATATATACGACCGAGCTGACAGCAGCTATTATAAATGACGACAAACATGATGAGAGAATTATGAAATGCGTTCGAGCTCTAAAAATGG gtTCGACACAAATATCTTTGCCTGGTTTGCCTGAAAAAGACATACCGGAATTGTGTCTCACTGTCACATTGATACCAGCCAGTCACAGCGCTGCatcaacaatgtttttattctcaACAACGACACATAACATTCTGTTTATCGGAGAATACCATATCAATCGTAAAGACTTGCCAAGCTTCAAGCATCTGCATGTTGACGATAAACCCATAAAATTGGATGCGATGTACGTTGACACAACCATGCAGCATTTGGATTGCGAAAACTTCACGAAGCGATCTAACGGTGTACAAagaatgatatttgaaattagatGTTGGTTGAACTGGAATGAGAATAATGCAATTGCAATACAGACATctgataaatatgattatgaatttgtctttaatgagatatacaaacaattaaacatgaaaGTATTCGTGCATTCGGAAAGATGGAGTTTTTACag TTCAATACAGGAATTAGTGCCCGGGGTGACAAATAACGAAGAATCTACTAGAATACATTTATGTAGAAACAGAAGCGAGGATAGTTCACACACCTCATGCGTACagaaatgtcataataattacttacttgtAGATGTATTCCCTATGCCATGGCAGAATTACAAAGATGGAAAATGCTCAGTTTCGCGCGTGACCCAGGAGCAGCGGCTGGACGTGTGTTTCGCTACTCATTGTACTTTAAGAGAGATAgattattttgttgattattttgcACCGAATAGAATAATTGGTTATCCTCATGAATATGCAGGAAAGCTTGAAAGAAATGAGCTCTGTTATTATAGTAGAATTGGCAAAAAAAGAGTTAAGATACCTAAAAGAGTCGATGATGATTTGAAGAAATTGATgtttggataa